The genomic stretch ATATTTCGCTTCCAAATTGTCCAGAACTTTGCGGTAAGGTCAATATTCCATACCCATTTGGTGTCGGCGACAATTGCTATTATGAAAAGGCATATGAGATCACCTGCGATAATTCTTTCACCCCTCCAAAGCCATTTTTGCGTAAGTTCAATGTGGAGGTGCTGGATATAAACTGGCCCGGAAGGTACTCAATACTTGACCCACGTTATAATGGAGAAGACGATGATGACCTGACACTGACAGTAGGCCTGCAATCTCCAAACCTTTGTCCAAGAAATGGAACAAAGGAAGTAAAGAGTTTTGATTTTCGTGATACTCCATTCCTATTTTCAAGGTTGCACAATGTGTTCATGGTGGAGGGCTGTGGGGGAAGCGCTGTTTTGAAGAACAGGAGTGGTGACATCTTGGCTGGGTGTTCTTCATTTTGTGACGGTCATACTGGTCAGAAGAACACAAGTGTTTGTTTTGGGGCTGGATGCTGCCAAGCCTCACTCTTACCATCTCCCACAAGTTACTACATTGACCCGTGGGACGATGAAGATCTTGATTTTTACGAAGTATCGCTTGATTTTGAACAACTTCCTACATCTAACTCGTGCAATATATCCGCAACCTTGATTGAGAGTAAGTCAGTGAGTAAGTTTGCCGGGAAATTGTCAAGTTTGCCAACATTGCCTACAGTATTACTATGGCAGGGTGTAGGCTACAACAGATCTATTGCCTGTAAGATGAATCCATTTTTTAGACGAGCCCCTGTTATCGGTAAGTATagtttattatattatatatatatatatatatatatatatatatatatatatatatatatatatatatatttgtgcTTTTCTCTATTACATGTATACCTGTTTACTCAGCAGAAAATGGGAAGAAAAtaggaaaatggagggagtataagtttTTCTAGTGGAAACATTTCAGTTTATATGTTTTTACAGCTTATATTATGAACTCACGTGTCTTCCTTTTTCCATGCACATTTACCTCGTTTTATTTAATTGAATACGTAGTAAGGAGTTGTGGTGTTAAGAAGAGCAAAAAAGAAAAAATTTCCGTAAATTGCAATTTTAACAATTCATATGGAACGATAAATTATACTAATTCATAAATTTTTCTCTGAAATATTGAATAGCTAGTAATTGTCACTGTATTTCCACAGAGCTGCTTGTCAATCTCTGATTAATCCCTATTGGCCGGACTGTTGGGCCAACACTGTAGTGCTTCACGGCCTAAAATATCCTGCACAACAATTGCCTGAATACACTTCTTACAAACTAACCTCAAACTACGGTGTGTGGTGAATGATGATTTTCAACCTACGGTTGTTGTCGTGTCTTACATACTGACTGTTCTATTCGAATACTTGAATGGATTTTTTGCGATTTTTGCATCTCTGTTTAGTTTGAAACCTGTAATGGAGTACATATATTGGATGCTATTTTGATAAATTATAGATAATGATGATGTTTACAGGATTCAGTTCCGCGATGGGTTTAGTGCTATTAGTTCTTGGTGGCTACTGGCTTTATAAATATTTGAAGAGAAGAAAAAAGCTTAAGCAAAAAGCCAACAACTTCAAGAGAAATGGTGGTTTACTACTGCAACAGCAAATGTCAGCTAATGAGGGCGCTGTAGAGAGAACCAAAGTCTTCACTTTCACTGAGCTAGAGAAAGCTACTGACAATTTCAATGAGAACATAATACTTGGCCAAGGAGGCCAAGGTACGGTATACAAGGGAATGTTAATGGATGGACGGATTGTTGCCATTAAGAAGTCGAAAAAAGTTGACGAGTCTCAGGTAGAACCCTTTATCAATGAGGTGGTTATTCTTTCTCAGATCAACCATCGGAATGTGGTTGGCTTACTAGGATGTTGTTTAGAGACGGAAGTCCCGACCCTTGTCTATGAGTACATTCCTAATGGAACACTTTATGAACATATCCAAGGTGCGGGCGATGATTTTCACATTAACTGGAAAATGCGCTTACAAATTGCAGCAGAATCAGCTGGTGCTGTCGCGTATCTGCATTCATCTTCAGCAGCTCCTATTTACCATAGAGACATCAAGTCGACCAATATACTTCTGGATGAAAAATACAGAGCAAAAGTTTCTGATTTTGGGACTTCTAGGGCCATTAACATTGAACAGACCCATGTGACCACTGCTGTTCAAGGAACGTACGGTTATTTGGATCCCGAGTACTTTCAGTCCAATCAATTCACCGAAAAAAGTGATGTTTATAGCTTTGGTGTAGTCCTTGTTGAGCTCCTAACAGGCAAGAAACCGATATGCCCTGTTGGAAATGGTGGATGGATAAGCTTGGCAGTTGAGTTCCTGTCAAAGATGGAAGATTCCCGTCTTTTCGACATCCTGGATTGCAGAATTTCAGATGAGGGTAAAGAAGACGAGTTTATGGCAGTTGCAGAACTTGCCAGGAAATGTTTGAATATGAATGGCAAACAGCGGCCGACAATGAAGGAAATTGCGGTGCAACTGGATGCGATTGGATCCTCACAAATGCCTATTTCAAAAGAAGTTAAATCTAAAGAGTGCAATCACGCTGTCACAGAAGCGACCCACTTTGACAGCGGTCCTGTAAATAGAAGCATGTTTACTGTAGATGATGATCCTCCTCCTTCCACAATCGAGGTTCAGCCGCTCATGGGTAGCACCTGACACATCAAGGTACATTCTGAACTGAAGAATTCAGATTCTGCAATGTACAGTGGCCAATCAAGCAGGTTTTGTTACCGGGGCCCTGTTGAATTTATTATATCATAGTATAAACTTTCAAGTTTTATATATTTTTGAGCATGACAATAATGCAAAATGGAAAATTATTTGAGCTTTTCGGTGTTCAAGGAGGTAAT from Silene latifolia isolate original U9 population chromosome 5, ASM4854445v1, whole genome shotgun sequence encodes the following:
- the LOC141655660 gene encoding putative wall-associated receptor kinase-like 11; protein product: MSLFLLMLQLLLALRLAVSANISLPNCPELCGKVNIPYPFGVGDNCYYEKAYEITCDNSFTPPKPFLRKFNVEVLDINWPGRYSILDPRYNGEDDDDLTLTVGLQSPNLCPRNGTKEVKSFDFRDTPFLFSRLHNVFMVEGCGGSAVLKNRSGDILAGCSSFCDGHTGQKNTSVCFGAGCCQASLLPSPTSYYIDPWDDEDLDFYEVSLDFEQLPTSNSCNISATLIESKSVSKFAGKLSSLPTLPTVLLWQGVGYNRSIACKMNPFFRRAPVIGKYSLLYYRFSSAMGLVLLVLGGYWLYKYLKRRKKLKQKANNFKRNGGLLLQQQMSANEGAVERTKVFTFTELEKATDNFNENIILGQGGQGTVYKGMLMDGRIVAIKKSKKVDESQVEPFINEVVILSQINHRNVVGLLGCCLETEVPTLVYEYIPNGTLYEHIQGAGDDFHINWKMRLQIAAESAGAVAYLHSSSAAPIYHRDIKSTNILLDEKYRAKVSDFGTSRAINIEQTHVTTAVQGTYGYLDPEYFQSNQFTEKSDVYSFGVVLVELLTGKKPICPVGNGGWISLAVEFLSKMEDSRLFDILDCRISDEGKEDEFMAVAELARKCLNMNGKQRPTMKEIAVQLDAIGSSQMPISKEVKSKECNHAVTEATHFDSGPVNRSMFTVDDDPPPSTIEVQPLMGST